In Porphyromonas cangingivalis, a genomic segment contains:
- a CDS encoding LysM peptidoglycan-binding domain-containing protein, producing MNRLAHILTLMMLVPVLPLGSFGKARGMACPSSSLTSVVRTMAQDGRVLYHAVERGETLSSIARKYNVSLDDILSVNSNLSRDKISPGMIILIPEKGTKVNKTKQETQREQPVKEEKRAIKAEESRPQKPVEPVRSERIAHSVPESTLPVPTKGLKPYVVPSGQTIYNLCKITGWSEEQLLYYNPQVKHGLRAGMTILIPQEIQVDSIAPHLPTPDKGKDPFRGIFTPVVPTMPALKIVLALPFSTDSGNRFSDYYEGFLLALKETQEAGNSVDLYVYDCSPANMRTTMNEIDKLTSVDYIIGGVSDESIKLLASAAELKGAAYIIPFTSKNYPLVDVKNVNVFQVNTPHDVMHEVAAARFVREHQGDHVCIVRSDEMTNHKGAFISTLKSHMNRGGISYEELNIGAMMLTKSDVQRLSQNYSRTVMIPTSGSLVAATGVLAPITHAMDSLAVNNVTAFGYPEWQTYYAIVPQLSKVGATFYTPFYADTKASAYKAFQREFVTWFSHSIGNTYPKYSVLGYDTGRYFLFKRPEEAHGTAQESGLQSQFDFMADEKNTRRFNNHGVIFVQYNSDGTVEGR from the coding sequence ATGAATAGATTAGCACATATTTTGACGCTCATGATGCTTGTGCCGGTGCTCCCTTTGGGCTCATTCGGTAAGGCTCGTGGCATGGCATGTCCATCATCATCCTTGACCTCCGTTGTCAGGACTATGGCACAGGACGGACGAGTCCTTTATCATGCAGTGGAGAGGGGTGAGACCCTTTCGTCGATTGCGAGGAAGTACAATGTCTCCTTGGATGATATATTGTCGGTCAATTCGAACCTCTCCAGAGACAAAATCTCTCCCGGGATGATCATCCTCATCCCTGAGAAAGGGACGAAGGTAAACAAGACCAAGCAGGAAACACAGAGGGAACAACCCGTTAAGGAAGAGAAGAGGGCCATCAAGGCTGAGGAGAGTCGACCTCAAAAGCCTGTCGAGCCGGTAAGGAGCGAGCGCATCGCACACTCTGTGCCCGAGTCTACCCTTCCGGTGCCCACAAAGGGGCTCAAGCCGTATGTGGTGCCTTCGGGGCAGACCATCTATAACCTCTGTAAGATCACGGGGTGGAGCGAAGAGCAGTTGTTGTATTACAACCCGCAGGTCAAGCACGGGCTCCGTGCCGGGATGACGATCCTCATCCCTCAGGAGATCCAAGTGGATAGCATCGCCCCTCATCTGCCCACGCCGGACAAGGGTAAAGACCCTTTCAGAGGGATCTTTACGCCCGTCGTACCCACGATGCCTGCATTGAAGATCGTCCTTGCCCTACCGTTCAGCACCGATAGTGGCAACCGCTTCTCCGACTATTATGAGGGCTTCCTCTTGGCTCTCAAGGAGACTCAGGAGGCCGGCAATAGTGTCGATCTGTATGTCTACGACTGCTCACCTGCCAATATGCGCACTACTATGAACGAGATCGACAAACTCACTTCTGTGGATTACATCATCGGAGGGGTATCCGACGAGTCGATCAAGCTCCTTGCCTCAGCAGCAGAGCTCAAGGGTGCTGCATATATCATCCCTTTCACTTCGAAAAACTATCCCCTCGTCGATGTCAAGAATGTCAATGTCTTTCAGGTCAACACACCTCATGATGTCATGCATGAGGTGGCAGCGGCACGGTTTGTGAGGGAGCATCAGGGCGATCATGTCTGTATCGTCAGAAGCGATGAGATGACCAATCACAAAGGGGCATTCATCTCTACGCTCAAGTCGCACATGAATCGTGGGGGGATCTCCTATGAAGAGCTCAACATCGGGGCGATGATGCTCACAAAGAGCGATGTCCAACGCCTTTCGCAGAACTACTCTCGCACCGTGATGATCCCCACATCGGGTTCTCTCGTCGCAGCCACAGGGGTGTTGGCTCCGATCACTCATGCCATGGACAGCTTGGCAGTCAATAATGTGACGGCATTCGGATACCCCGAATGGCAGACCTATTATGCCATCGTGCCACAGTTGTCCAAGGTCGGTGCTACGTTCTACACTCCGTTCTATGCCGATACCAAGGCCTCGGCCTACAAGGCATTTCAGCGTGAGTTTGTCACGTGGTTCAGTCACAGCATAGGCAATACCTATCCGAAGTATAGTGTCTTGGGGTATGATACCGGCAGGTACTTCCTCTTCAAGAGACCCGAGGAAGCTCATGGCACTGCTCAGGAGAGCGGATTACAGTCGCAGTTCGACTTCATGGCGGATGAGAAGAATACTCGAAGGTTCAACAACCACGGTGTGATCTTCGTGCAGTACAACTCCGACGGCACGGTAGAAGGGAGGTGA
- a CDS encoding porin family protein, whose translation MNRLYTKVLLALLGLFLSVPVAHAQVQRFKPKVMLGAIGGINLSNVIFVPSIPQTMKRGFDSGLVFRADLDDYFGIWGIWVEVDYSRRGWKDRIDDKPDVYYEREMNYIQVPVLTHYSTDAGPFRFTVGVGPQFGYFMGDKKITNIDAGNAEGLIIIHHNKEVEQKFAWGLGGGLGAEYEWRKMVFGAKVTYYQGLGDFFNNARSETFGKSAEQIFSGKAYVLFVF comes from the coding sequence ATGAATAGGCTTTATACCAAAGTGCTTCTTGCCCTGTTGGGGCTGTTTCTGAGTGTCCCTGTCGCTCATGCTCAGGTGCAACGCTTCAAGCCGAAAGTCATGCTGGGTGCCATCGGAGGGATCAACCTCTCGAACGTTATCTTTGTGCCCTCCATCCCACAAACCATGAAGCGCGGCTTTGACTCCGGTTTGGTCTTCAGGGCAGACCTTGACGATTACTTCGGTATCTGGGGTATTTGGGTCGAGGTGGACTATTCTCGCAGAGGGTGGAAGGATCGTATCGACGATAAGCCCGATGTCTATTACGAACGCGAAATGAACTATATACAAGTGCCTGTGCTTACCCACTATTCGACCGATGCCGGGCCATTTAGGTTCACGGTCGGTGTCGGACCTCAGTTCGGGTACTTCATGGGAGATAAGAAGATCACAAATATCGATGCCGGTAATGCCGAGGGTTTGATCATCATCCATCACAATAAGGAAGTCGAACAAAAGTTTGCTTGGGGACTCGGGGGTGGTCTCGGTGCGGAGTACGAATGGCGCAAGATGGTCTTCGGTGCCAAGGTGACGTATTATCAAGGTCTGGGCGACTTCTTCAACAACGCACGCTCCGAGACCTTCGGTAAGTCCGCCGAGCAGATATTCTCGGGCAAGGCTTATGTCCTCTTCGTCTTCTGA
- a CDS encoding glucose transporter, protein MSVNQHQQQSYLGPFIIMVVLMSLIGLITSLNQQFQVPMQAAYLLLGGQYTNTLTTLLTFSFFSAYLVMGPLTSRYVERNGYKKSLIFGLIILIVSFGLYQLSAYVFDTFDYPKFEAHIDEAKGILALRGESLQAMIAKAAETGNFEVMFTKTGEYSSLKYLPEIVIPYAYWVFLLAAFVAGTALTYLQVVVNPYLVACDVKGTSGVQRQSIAGAGNSLMNTLAPLFVAYVIFSGKSGLDINISSLYIPILCLMILVLLIVFFLKGTNLPSIASTEKKVGEVLPDSIFSFRHLVLGVVAIFTYVGVEVCIGANLNLFAMDNGILFDKAANMTMLYWLGLLIGRVFGSIFSKISGQVQLTVASAGAAILVLIAVGTSNPWFLVGVGLFHSIMWPAIFSLAIEGLGRYTSKGTGLLMMGVFGGAVLPLVQGALADSFGSWEYTWLIVAVGELYLLYYALFGSRVHKRDVQ, encoded by the coding sequence ATGTCTGTTAATCAACACCAACAACAATCTTATCTCGGACCATTCATCATCATGGTGGTCCTCATGTCCTTGATCGGGCTCATCACCAGTCTCAACCAACAGTTTCAGGTGCCCATGCAGGCGGCGTATCTCCTCCTCGGTGGGCAGTATACCAATACGTTGACGACACTGCTGACCTTCTCGTTCTTCTCCGCTTATCTTGTCATGGGGCCTCTCACCTCACGCTATGTCGAGCGTAATGGGTACAAGAAGTCTCTCATCTTCGGTCTCATCATCTTGATCGTATCGTTCGGTCTCTATCAACTGTCTGCGTATGTCTTCGATACGTTTGACTATCCGAAGTTTGAGGCGCATATCGACGAGGCAAAGGGGATCTTGGCTCTTAGGGGTGAGTCGCTACAAGCGATGATCGCCAAAGCCGCAGAGACCGGCAACTTTGAGGTCATGTTCACCAAGACCGGCGAATACTCTTCTCTGAAGTATCTTCCCGAGATCGTGATCCCTTACGCTTATTGGGTCTTCCTCCTTGCTGCATTTGTGGCAGGTACTGCACTCACTTATCTCCAAGTGGTCGTCAATCCTTACCTTGTCGCTTGTGACGTCAAGGGGACATCCGGCGTGCAGCGTCAAAGCATTGCAGGGGCAGGGAACTCATTGATGAATACCCTCGCACCCCTCTTTGTGGCTTATGTCATCTTCTCCGGTAAGAGTGGTCTTGACATCAATATCAGTTCGCTCTATATCCCCATACTCTGTTTGATGATCCTTGTCCTTTTGATCGTCTTCTTCTTGAAAGGAACCAACCTCCCAAGCATTGCAAGTACGGAGAAAAAGGTCGGAGAAGTCCTTCCGGACAGCATCTTCAGTTTCCGCCACCTTGTCCTCGGCGTCGTGGCGATCTTCACTTATGTCGGTGTAGAGGTCTGTATCGGAGCCAACCTCAATCTCTTTGCCATGGACAACGGTATCCTCTTCGATAAGGCTGCCAATATGACCATGCTCTACTGGCTTGGTCTCCTCATCGGTCGTGTCTTCGGAAGTATCTTCAGCAAGATCAGTGGCCAGGTTCAGCTTACGGTTGCTTCTGCCGGAGCTGCGATCCTTGTCCTTATTGCAGTAGGGACGAGCAACCCCTGGTTCCTCGTCGGAGTCGGTCTCTTCCACTCGATCATGTGGCCTGCGATCTTCTCTCTTGCCATCGAAGGACTCGGACGCTATACCTCAAAGGGCACAGGCCTGCTCATGATGGGTGTCTTCGGTGGTGCTGTCCTGCCATTGGTACAAGGTGCACTTGCAGACTCATTCGGTAGCTGGGAGTACACCTGGCTCATCGTTGCTGTCGGTGAACTCTATCTCCTCTACTACGCCCTCTTCGGTAGCAGGGTGCACAAGAGAGATGTGCAGTAA